A genome region from Alkalispirochaeta americana includes the following:
- a CDS encoding phosphate ABC transporter substrate-binding protein: MKNARTVAFIAAMALLVPAFSFAGGRSEAGGPAHYTIEVTGSTSVSPLMERFAETYSAAHPQVTINVSGTGSGDGITGANTGVAELGMSSRSLRPTELGFGLDVLTVAIDAIAAVVHPDNPVSDLTRDQLRQIYTGEITNWNQVGGPDRSIAVVSREPGSGTRGAFEEVLGFVDLLVAGAIEFDGTGGVRASVAGNPNAIGYISLGSITDEVKTLDIDGVPATGANVASGTYTIARPFLVLYRQEKIASETDRFLEWMVSPEAQAIVERNYVRVN, encoded by the coding sequence ATGAAAAATGCGAGAACGGTAGCCTTCATAGCCGCCATGGCACTACTCGTTCCTGCCTTCTCTTTTGCCGGAGGCAGAAGCGAGGCTGGAGGCCCAGCACACTACACGATCGAAGTTACCGGTTCCACCTCGGTATCACCCCTCATGGAGCGATTTGCTGAAACCTACAGCGCCGCCCATCCCCAGGTCACGATCAATGTCAGTGGCACAGGCTCCGGGGACGGGATCACCGGTGCGAACACCGGTGTCGCAGAGCTGGGTATGTCCAGCCGGTCCCTGCGGCCCACAGAACTGGGATTCGGGCTGGATGTGCTCACCGTAGCAATCGATGCAATCGCTGCTGTTGTCCACCCCGATAACCCCGTGTCCGACCTGACCCGGGATCAGCTGCGACAGATCTACACCGGAGAGATCACAAACTGGAATCAGGTCGGCGGACCGGATCGGTCGATCGCCGTGGTATCACGGGAGCCAGGATCGGGAACACGCGGAGCCTTTGAGGAAGTTCTTGGGTTCGTCGATCTTCTGGTGGCAGGAGCCATTGAGTTTGACGGAACCGGTGGAGTCCGAGCCTCGGTAGCAGGCAACCCCAACGCCATCGGGTACATCTCGCTCGGTTCCATCACCGATGAAGTGAAGACCCTCGATATCGATGGAGTACCCGCAACCGGAGCAAACGTTGCATCCGGTACCTACACCATCGCGCGGCCCTTTCTGGTGCTCTACCGCCAGGAAAAGATCGCTTCCGAAACAGATCGCTTCCTGGAATGGATGGTCTCACCGGAAGCTCAGGCGATCGTTGAACGCAACTATGTCCGGGTCAATTGA
- a CDS encoding response regulator translates to MGYVLIVEDEPDILELVRYNLEKEGFIVRGVSSGEAALNQVRKDPPDLVVLDLMLPGVNGWEVCRELKQDTLYRSIPVVMLTARTEDSDVVAGLEVGADDYVTKPFNPKVLMARLRAALRRTEPPGEHSHKEERILIHGITIDITRHQVTCRPDPDQGEPETIPLSATEFSILEFLSRNPGWVFSRSRIIDAIRGEDYPVTERSVDVQILGLRRKLGICGQLIETVRGVEYRLKGAD, encoded by the coding sequence ATGGGATATGTTCTGATCGTTGAAGACGAACCGGATATTCTGGAGCTGGTCCGCTACAACCTGGAGAAAGAAGGCTTTATCGTTCGCGGCGTCTCTTCCGGAGAGGCCGCTCTCAACCAGGTCAGAAAAGATCCTCCGGACCTGGTCGTGCTTGATCTGATGCTTCCCGGAGTCAACGGCTGGGAGGTCTGCCGGGAACTCAAACAGGACACCCTCTACCGGTCAATCCCGGTGGTCATGCTCACGGCCCGCACGGAAGACAGCGACGTCGTAGCAGGTCTTGAAGTGGGAGCAGATGACTACGTAACAAAACCTTTTAACCCCAAGGTTCTCATGGCCCGGCTCCGGGCTGCTCTGCGTCGAACCGAGCCTCCGGGAGAACATTCCCACAAGGAAGAACGAATACTGATCCACGGGATCACAATTGACATCACCCGCCACCAGGTAACGTGCAGACCCGATCCGGATCAGGGTGAGCCAGAGACGATACCCCTCTCTGCCACAGAGTTTTCCATCCTGGAGTTTCTCTCGCGAAATCCGGGATGGGTTTTCTCCAGGTCTCGCATCATCGATGCGATCCGGGGAGAGGACTACCCCGTAACGGAACGATCCGTAGATGTCCAGATCCTGGGCCTTCGACGAAAACTGGGGATCTGCGGCCAGCTGATCGAGACGGTG
- a CDS encoding glycosyltransferase has protein sequence MAKADLHVHSRYSDHPTEWFLQRLGASESYTEPETIYRRALAEGMDFVTITDHNDIRGARELQERYPKRVIPGVESTTYFPEDGCKAHLLIYGLDSSQFRKIQSLRKSIYALRDYLLEQDLVHSLAHATHAVNDTLSPDHLEKFLLLFNHFEGINGARNRSFNQEWMNFLTSLEEERLEQLSKKHGITPVGTDPWIKGITGGSDDHAGLLIGRTWTETEAPFETPQAFLDEIREKKTLAGGLHNDFRTMSFGFYKIAVEFSRTRPMTVSNSFAEQVNGFLLNNQKLSLTNALKLSRLRSRKAGPVMNRLADLVGTIATLDESIAIDDRIGTIYEKITAISDEFLKELCRSVTTHLATGNLWNLVRSISASLPGFFLSTPFVSTFLHMYKKRNLLAQLKQRWGVASEEKERRILWFTDTLEDLNGVSVTLSRIATLAEVQKRPIRIVTSLNPHETNLPSSVLTLPPLSEIPLPYYEDLLLRIPSFLGALKIIFDEDPQEIYISSPGPIGLLGLALGKLAQVKTTAVYHTDFFRETAEITGDVSLGNLVESYTRWFFQNADEILVPTLEYKRILTERGFISSRMRLFRRGIDTECFIPQAPLFPGTRDLIHSRPFGAEHTIVYTGRISRDKNLDFLIRVQERLRGQGRKICLFLAGDGPYRKELEASSADSSDIVFLGRLKNDEITGVA, from the coding sequence ATGGCAAAAGCGGACCTGCACGTACATTCCAGATACTCTGACCATCCCACAGAATGGTTTCTTCAGCGCCTGGGCGCCTCCGAATCCTATACAGAACCGGAAACGATATACCGCCGGGCCCTGGCAGAGGGAATGGATTTTGTCACAATCACCGACCACAACGATATCAGGGGAGCCCGGGAACTCCAGGAGCGCTATCCCAAGCGGGTTATTCCCGGAGTGGAGAGCACCACCTACTTCCCCGAGGATGGCTGCAAGGCCCACCTCCTGATTTATGGACTCGATTCCTCGCAGTTCCGAAAGATACAGTCTCTCAGAAAAAGCATCTACGCCCTCAGGGATTATCTGCTGGAGCAAGATCTGGTTCATTCTCTGGCCCACGCCACCCATGCGGTAAACGACACGCTCTCTCCGGATCATCTGGAGAAGTTTCTTCTGCTCTTCAACCATTTTGAAGGAATAAACGGCGCTCGAAACCGCTCTTTCAATCAGGAGTGGATGAACTTCCTTACCTCGCTGGAAGAGGAGCGGCTGGAACAGCTCTCGAAAAAACACGGCATCACTCCCGTCGGTACTGATCCCTGGATAAAGGGAATTACCGGTGGCAGCGACGATCACGCAGGACTCCTGATTGGACGAACCTGGACAGAGACGGAGGCCCCTTTCGAGACACCGCAAGCATTTCTTGACGAAATCAGGGAGAAGAAAACCCTTGCCGGAGGATTACATAATGACTTTCGAACCATGTCCTTCGGATTCTATAAAATCGCCGTGGAGTTCAGCCGCACACGACCGATGACCGTATCAAACTCCTTTGCAGAACAGGTGAATGGGTTTCTTCTCAATAACCAGAAACTCTCTCTGACAAACGCTCTCAAGCTGAGCAGACTGCGTAGCCGAAAAGCAGGTCCTGTGATGAACCGCCTGGCGGATCTAGTAGGCACCATTGCTACCCTGGACGAATCTATTGCCATCGACGACCGGATTGGCACAATCTATGAGAAAATCACCGCCATATCCGACGAGTTCCTGAAAGAACTTTGCCGGTCGGTCACGACTCATCTGGCTACAGGAAATCTATGGAATCTGGTGAGAAGCATCTCCGCATCCTTGCCAGGATTTTTTCTCTCGACTCCCTTCGTTTCTACCTTTTTGCACATGTACAAAAAAAGGAATCTCCTGGCACAACTCAAACAGCGCTGGGGCGTCGCCTCCGAAGAGAAAGAACGGCGGATTCTCTGGTTTACCGACACCCTGGAAGATCTCAACGGGGTCTCTGTCACTCTTTCCCGCATCGCCACCCTGGCAGAAGTACAGAAAAGGCCCATACGAATCGTGACATCCCTGAATCCTCACGAGACGAATCTTCCATCGAGTGTACTTACCCTGCCTCCGCTGTCGGAAATACCCTTACCGTATTACGAAGACCTCTTGCTGCGGATTCCTTCGTTTCTCGGAGCTCTGAAAATTATTTTTGATGAGGACCCCCAGGAGATATATATATCCTCTCCCGGCCCCATAGGGTTGCTTGGTCTCGCCCTGGGCAAACTCGCTCAGGTAAAAACCACGGCGGTGTACCACACCGACTTTTTCCGGGAGACCGCCGAAATCACTGGCGACGTCTCCCTGGGAAATCTGGTGGAGTCCTATACACGGTGGTTCTTTCAAAACGCCGACGAGATACTGGTACCAACTCTTGAATACAAGAGAATTCTGACCGAGCGAGGATTTATCTCCTCCAGGATGAGGTTATTTCGGCGAGGAATCGATACAGAGTGTTTTATCCCGCAGGCCCCCCTCTTCCCCGGAACAAGAGACCTGATCCATTCCCGACCCTTTGGGGCAGAACACACGATCGTATATACCGGTCGAATTTCACGGGACAAAAACCTGGATTTCCTGATCCGCGTACAGGAGCGGCTTCGTGGACAGGGCCGCAAAATCTGCCTTTTTCTGGCTGGTGACGGCCCATACCGGAAAGAACTTGAGGCATCGAGTGCTGACAGTTCAGATATCGTCTTTCTGGGCCGCCTGAAAAATGACGAAATCACGGGGGTAGCATGA
- a CDS encoding sugar ABC transporter ATP-binding protein, with the protein MVQELLYIKDVTKTFSGVPVLRNVSLTVKPGTVHALMGENGAGKSTLMKCLFGIYREDKGQFFLNGREVNFTDPKDALEQGVSMVHQELNQVTQRSISDNIWLGRYPRTGPFINEQKMRQATLALFEQLSIHLDPDTILSRLSVSQRQMVEIAKAISYDAKVIVLDEPTSSLTEKETDLLFSIIGELRKKGVSVIYISHKMDEIFRISDEVSVLRDGSYVGTEETANLTMDNLVKMMVGRQLENRFPEGTNNPGEVHFEVKNLSTRYDPRIQDVSFSVRRGEILGVAGLVGAGRTEMAEAIFGIRTRESGNFFIDGKPVSLDSPGQAKKNRFAFLTEERRHTGIYPVGDITFNSTIANIASYRTGLGLLDENAMKRDTDEKIRAMRIKTNSRRDLIRTLSGGNQQKVIIGRWLLTDPDILILDEPTRGIDVGAKYEIYQLIIQLAMKDKSVIMISSEMPELLGITDRIMVMSNGRVAGIVDTDTTSQEEIFHLATKHINNTKEAEV; encoded by the coding sequence GTGGTGCAGGAATTACTGTATATCAAGGATGTAACAAAGACGTTCTCCGGCGTACCGGTTCTCAGGAATGTTTCCCTCACGGTAAAACCCGGAACGGTCCATGCCCTGATGGGGGAAAACGGCGCCGGGAAATCGACCCTCATGAAATGCCTCTTCGGGATATACCGGGAGGACAAGGGACAATTTTTCCTCAACGGACGCGAGGTCAACTTTACCGATCCCAAGGATGCCCTGGAGCAGGGAGTATCCATGGTCCACCAGGAGTTAAATCAGGTCACGCAGCGGAGCATCTCCGACAATATCTGGCTTGGCAGGTATCCCAGGACAGGACCCTTCATCAACGAACAGAAGATGCGCCAGGCGACGCTGGCCCTCTTTGAACAACTCTCGATCCATCTGGATCCCGACACGATTCTGAGCCGCCTCTCAGTCTCTCAGCGTCAGATGGTGGAGATAGCCAAGGCCATCTCCTACGACGCCAAGGTAATCGTCCTGGACGAACCCACCTCGTCGCTCACCGAGAAGGAGACGGATCTCCTTTTTTCCATAATCGGAGAGCTTCGAAAAAAGGGAGTGAGTGTCATCTATATATCCCACAAAATGGACGAAATCTTCCGCATCTCCGACGAAGTCTCGGTCCTGCGGGACGGATCCTACGTGGGAACCGAGGAAACCGCCAACCTCACCATGGACAACCTGGTGAAGATGATGGTGGGAAGACAGCTGGAAAACCGTTTTCCCGAAGGGACCAATAACCCCGGAGAGGTCCATTTCGAGGTGAAGAATCTCTCCACCCGATACGATCCCCGCATACAGGACGTAAGCTTTTCCGTTCGTCGGGGTGAAATCCTGGGTGTAGCCGGCCTTGTCGGAGCAGGACGAACGGAGATGGCCGAGGCGATCTTTGGCATCAGAACCCGCGAGAGTGGCAACTTTTTCATCGACGGGAAACCGGTCAGCCTCGATTCTCCCGGCCAGGCCAAGAAAAACCGTTTTGCCTTCCTCACGGAGGAGCGCCGCCACACCGGCATCTACCCCGTGGGCGACATCACCTTCAACTCGACCATCGCGAATATTGCATCCTACCGTACCGGCCTCGGGCTTCTGGACGAAAACGCCATGAAGCGTGACACCGATGAAAAAATCCGGGCCATGCGGATTAAAACGAACTCCAGAAGAGATCTCATCCGGACTCTGAGTGGGGGAAACCAGCAAAAAGTGATCATCGGACGCTGGCTCCTGACCGATCCGGATATCCTCATTCTGGACGAACCCACCCGAGGTATCGACGTGGGAGCAAAATACGAGATCTATCAGCTCATCATACAACTTGCCATGAAGGACAAGTCAGTAATCATGATCTCTTCGGAGATGCCCGAACTCCTGGGAATCACCGACCGAATCATGGTGATGAGTAACGGCCGGGTAGCAGGAATTGTCGATACCGACACGACCAGCCAGGAAGAGATCTTTCACCTGGCAACAAAGCATATCAACAACACCAAAGAGGCAGAAGTATGA
- the pstA gene encoding phosphate ABC transporter permease PstA: MIGRVHRTRRRIIDLLHLVLMGTATTTIVVFLIWIVAYVITNGLGTISLSFIFSSERGIGIFPMVVTTLYIVIASLTIALPIGIVTAVYLNEYSDKPRVVHFVRTAIETLAGIPSILYGLFGLLVFARFFGLGQSILAGGLTLSIMILPVIIRTTEESLRTVPQAFREGSLALGTTQWQTIYRVVLPSALPGILTATILGIGRVVGEAAPVLLTVGIARNLPRSIFDSGRTLTIHLYYLTKEALNPEDFQIAFATASVLVIFVLVVNIITKTLTTYFRKNMER; the protein is encoded by the coding sequence ATGATCGGCCGTGTTCATCGGACCAGACGACGTATCATCGATTTGTTGCATCTCGTATTGATGGGTACAGCAACAACAACTATCGTCGTTTTCCTGATATGGATTGTTGCGTATGTCATAACCAACGGGCTGGGCACTATCAGCCTGAGCTTCATATTCTCATCGGAACGGGGAATCGGGATCTTCCCGATGGTGGTCACCACGCTCTACATAGTCATTGCATCTCTGACAATCGCCTTACCGATAGGAATTGTCACTGCGGTATACCTCAATGAGTACAGCGACAAGCCCCGGGTTGTTCACTTTGTTCGCACTGCCATTGAAACGCTTGCCGGCATTCCTTCCATTCTCTACGGGCTGTTCGGCCTTCTGGTCTTTGCCCGTTTCTTCGGACTTGGTCAGTCAATACTGGCAGGCGGGCTCACCTTGAGCATCATGATACTACCCGTCATCATCCGAACCACCGAGGAATCACTCCGGACAGTGCCCCAGGCTTTTCGGGAAGGATCACTGGCTTTGGGGACAACCCAGTGGCAAACAATATACAGGGTCGTTCTTCCCTCGGCATTGCCCGGGATCCTCACGGCAACGATTCTGGGAATCGGTCGGGTGGTTGGAGAAGCCGCCCCTGTTCTTCTGACCGTTGGAATAGCAAGGAATCTTCCCCGCTCGATCTTCGATTCGGGACGAACCCTTACCATTCATCTCTACTACCTGACAAAGGAAGCTCTGAACCCGGAGGACTTCCAGATCGCCTTTGCCACCGCATCGGTCCTGGTCATCTTCGTCCTTGTGGTGAACATCATCACAAAAACACTCACCACCTACTTCAGAAAGAATATGGAGCGCTAA
- a CDS encoding PhoU domain-containing protein produces MVTGFLLTAGGSAGSGAATVVTMVDSGATSFERTPWVLAGINLGATALCWLIALGGYRISLAPAALLLLIVALPLRQHGGVGRYACSEILGGLSLLMLGLEFVSGRSAVIPGAPPIPGIFSELATSPSAFAIVFTAGLVVSAGFHSSTGAVVLAMSFAARGWISPELAAVATLGANVGAPVIFQLSVRELGKEARKTALFYLMAGIISTIAGCVGRYPLLWLSHFLLPDQGGPSVAAQTAFFYSSAHLIALPVIGLLKAPLLLLIGKIYPSEEKTGRPLLRPALLRSRIPETLDADLTLIQSSLAGMAHGTYEMMMILMNVSQIGDDIDESGERVLTLRENNRDLMNLITRSLTARSQLPCNTAQAERMWQQQRIAQELGLIGEDCLKTMRLFIGSHTKKLRFHQESQEELFQFSVQVMDFLRYISDYLEGRIERPEPAIAGRMEDGIDRLRDKLEKRARTVLERHDGADVRGELAFIDIIAHLEHVGDRCLTISETVRQLSETRGRPAPSES; encoded by the coding sequence CTGGTTACGGGATTTCTTCTGACCGCCGGGGGATCAGCCGGCTCGGGAGCGGCCACGGTTGTTACCATGGTCGATAGCGGAGCAACCTCCTTCGAACGGACACCCTGGGTACTGGCCGGAATTAATCTTGGCGCTACAGCCCTCTGCTGGCTTATCGCCCTGGGGGGCTACCGGATATCCCTGGCACCGGCAGCCCTGCTCCTACTCATTGTAGCGCTGCCCCTGCGACAGCACGGGGGTGTAGGCCGTTACGCCTGTTCAGAGATTCTCGGAGGACTTTCCCTGCTTATGCTTGGCCTCGAGTTTGTCTCCGGTCGATCCGCTGTCATTCCGGGAGCCCCCCCGATTCCTGGTATCTTTTCAGAGTTGGCCACCTCACCTTCCGCCTTTGCTATTGTCTTCACAGCAGGGCTGGTCGTTTCAGCAGGATTTCACTCTTCCACAGGAGCAGTTGTTCTTGCCATGTCTTTTGCTGCCCGAGGATGGATCAGTCCGGAACTTGCCGCAGTGGCCACCCTGGGTGCAAACGTGGGGGCTCCCGTGATCTTCCAGCTATCGGTCCGTGAACTCGGGAAAGAAGCGAGAAAAACCGCCTTGTTTTACCTCATGGCGGGAATTATCTCCACCATCGCGGGTTGTGTGGGACGGTACCCGCTTCTTTGGCTGAGTCATTTCCTTCTGCCAGATCAAGGAGGGCCGAGCGTAGCTGCACAAACCGCCTTTTTCTACTCCTCGGCACATCTCATAGCCCTTCCGGTAATTGGCCTGTTGAAGGCTCCCTTGCTTCTTCTCATCGGGAAAATTTACCCTTCTGAAGAGAAGACAGGCCGCCCTCTCCTGCGTCCGGCCCTGCTGAGGTCACGAATTCCTGAAACTCTGGATGCGGATCTGACCCTGATACAATCTTCACTCGCAGGCATGGCACATGGGACCTACGAGATGATGATGATTCTGATGAACGTCTCACAAATCGGGGACGACATAGATGAATCGGGCGAGCGAGTGCTTACGTTACGGGAGAATAATCGGGACCTCATGAACCTGATAACCCGCTCGCTCACGGCACGTTCGCAATTACCCTGCAACACCGCTCAGGCTGAACGCATGTGGCAACAACAACGGATCGCACAGGAGTTGGGTCTTATCGGAGAGGACTGTCTCAAGACCATGAGATTGTTCATCGGCAGTCACACAAAAAAACTACGCTTCCACCAGGAAAGCCAGGAGGAACTTTTCCAGTTCAGCGTCCAAGTCATGGACTTCCTGCGATACATCAGCGATTACCTGGAAGGGCGCATCGAGCGACCCGAGCCTGCCATTGCCGGGCGCATGGAAGACGGAATCGACAGGCTGCGAGACAAGCTCGAAAAACGCGCACGAACGGTGCTGGAACGCCACGACGGCGCCGATGTTCGGGGTGAACTTGCTTTCATTGATATTATCGCTCACCTGGAGCATGTGGGCGACCGATGCCTGACCATCTCAGAGACGGTGCGCCAGCTTTCGGAAACCCGGGGTCGCCCCGCACCCAGCGAGTCCTAA
- the pstB gene encoding phosphate ABC transporter ATP-binding protein PstB: MEQSPAKFAIKDLNLYYGVFHALKTVNLEIPDKKVTALIGPSGCGKSTFIRVLNRMNDLICDCRIDGTVRMGKTDIYDTTTDVTSLRTAVGMVFQKPNPFPMSIWQNVAYGPKMQGLRNKSMLNDLVEESLRRAALWDEVKDRLKKNALSLSGGQQQRLCIARAIAMQPEVILMDEPTSALDPIATKRIEELMGSLKRDYCIVIVTHSMNQALRISDKTAFFLMGEILEFGDTSQVFDSPRHEETRRYITGHFG, encoded by the coding sequence ATGGAACAATCGCCGGCAAAGTTTGCAATCAAAGACCTCAATCTCTATTACGGAGTTTTTCATGCCCTGAAAACGGTAAATCTCGAGATCCCTGACAAGAAAGTCACAGCCCTGATCGGTCCGTCGGGATGTGGCAAGTCAACGTTTATTCGGGTACTGAACAGAATGAACGATCTTATCTGCGATTGCCGCATTGACGGAACCGTGCGGATGGGAAAGACCGACATATACGACACTACAACGGACGTCACTTCCTTGAGAACCGCCGTAGGAATGGTATTTCAGAAGCCGAATCCCTTTCCCATGAGCATCTGGCAGAACGTTGCCTACGGCCCCAAAATGCAGGGACTTCGCAACAAATCCATGCTGAACGATCTTGTTGAAGAATCTCTTCGCCGGGCAGCCCTGTGGGATGAGGTGAAGGATCGCCTGAAGAAAAATGCTTTGAGCCTCTCCGGAGGCCAGCAGCAGCGACTATGCATTGCCCGAGCCATAGCCATGCAACCCGAGGTCATTTTGATGGATGAACCTACCAGCGCGCTCGATCCCATCGCAACAAAACGAATAGAAGAGCTAATGGGTTCCCTGAAAAGGGATTACTGCATCGTTATTGTTACCCACTCCATGAATCAGGCTCTTCGCATAAGCGATAAGACGGCATTTTTCTTGATGGGTGAAATTCTGGAGTTCGGCGATACCTCCCAGGTCTTCGACTCTCCCCGGCACGAGGAGACCAGGCGTTATATAACCGGCCATTTCGGCTAG
- the pstC gene encoding phosphate ABC transporter permease subunit PstC: MVIFVFAQGLAPFIFPTAPSVEVVLENIPSARINDLLYENYRRAISLDPEAEYLKIEFPRELQDHLSNPEHLSYTLSFPGTLPGLKSRIHINIPEPPYSFPMFMTGREWRPVYRKLYGIFPMIVATLLSTLGALLLGTPVALLSCVLIAEFLPSRLSLLVTSAVELLAGIPSVVYGFFGLMIVVPGIQRLFGSASGSSIAAAIFILSLMILPTIVTIGVTAIKSVPLAYREASLALGATKMQTAWFVVFTSAKSGIVTGVVLGTARALGETMAVILVAGNSPQLPTALTSSVRTLTATIALEMGYSAGRHNEMLFSVGIILFVLIFLLNGFIMRLRGKMLSEVSS, translated from the coding sequence ATGGTTATCTTTGTCTTTGCCCAGGGACTGGCTCCTTTCATCTTCCCTACGGCACCATCGGTTGAAGTAGTGCTGGAGAATATCCCCTCGGCACGAATAAACGACCTGCTCTACGAGAATTATCGAAGGGCTATTTCACTGGACCCGGAGGCCGAATATCTGAAAATCGAGTTTCCCCGGGAACTTCAGGATCATCTATCCAACCCCGAACACCTCTCGTATACCTTGTCCTTTCCAGGAACCCTTCCCGGACTGAAATCTCGAATCCACATCAACATCCCGGAACCTCCCTACAGCTTCCCGATGTTCATGACCGGCAGGGAATGGCGTCCGGTATACCGGAAATTGTACGGCATCTTTCCAATGATCGTGGCAACGCTTCTGTCCACCCTTGGCGCTCTTCTCCTCGGGACCCCCGTCGCCCTGCTCTCGTGCGTCCTGATCGCCGAGTTTCTTCCATCTCGCCTGTCGTTGTTAGTGACAAGTGCCGTGGAGTTACTGGCAGGCATTCCCTCGGTCGTCTACGGGTTCTTCGGGCTTATGATCGTTGTTCCCGGCATTCAGAGATTATTCGGATCTGCCTCGGGAAGCTCTATCGCTGCGGCCATCTTTATTCTGTCCCTCATGATACTCCCCACGATCGTAACAATAGGCGTTACGGCAATTAAGTCTGTTCCCCTGGCCTACCGGGAAGCCTCACTAGCTCTGGGAGCAACAAAGATGCAAACGGCCTGGTTTGTTGTTTTCACCAGCGCAAAATCGGGGATCGTTACAGGCGTAGTTTTGGGCACCGCACGGGCCCTGGGTGAGACCATGGCCGTAATTCTGGTAGCGGGTAATTCACCACAACTACCCACGGCCCTCACTTCCAGCGTGCGCACCCTGACCGCAACCATCGCTCTGGAGATGGGGTACTCGGCGGGGCGCCACAACGAAATGCTCTTTTCGGTCGGAATTATTCTCTTTGTCCTTATCTTTTTGCTGAACGGCTTCATTATGAGGCTTCGAGGCAAAATGCTTTCGGAGGTTTCATCATGA
- the mglC gene encoding galactose/methyl galactoside ABC transporter permease MglC, protein MKTPVISRLFTVRSQNWKDFLINNGIYIVIALIIGVIVVNEPRFISIPVFRNILTQSSVRLILAFGVAGIIILQGTDLSLGRLVGFAAVISGSMLQRADYASRFYPDLPALPLIVPLVIACVVIGLLSGVNGWVVAKFKIHPFLATLGMMITAYGILSIYFASGAPGPQPIGGFDTRYTQAVVGTFLGIPKLVIYAALTSVVVWILWNKTTFGKNLFAVGGNPEAAEVSGVNVTRTIIMVYVFAGILYGIGGFLEAARIGSANNGTGFGYELDAIAACVVGGISFSGGIGKVSGAIAGVLMFTIISYGMTFMGLDQYYQYIIKGVIIVVAVALDNKKYLKKV, encoded by the coding sequence ATGAAAACTCCAGTGATTTCAAGGCTCTTCACAGTGCGATCGCAGAACTGGAAAGACTTTTTGATCAATAACGGGATATACATCGTGATAGCCCTTATCATCGGAGTCATCGTTGTGAACGAGCCCCGGTTCATCTCCATCCCGGTCTTTCGGAATATCCTGACCCAGAGTTCGGTGAGGCTTATTCTGGCCTTCGGGGTTGCCGGCATCATTATCCTTCAGGGGACCGACCTCTCCCTGGGGCGACTTGTCGGGTTCGCCGCTGTCATATCGGGATCCATGCTTCAGCGGGCGGACTACGCAAGCCGCTTCTATCCGGACCTGCCAGCCCTCCCCCTGATCGTGCCCCTCGTCATCGCCTGCGTGGTGATCGGGCTCTTGAGCGGAGTCAACGGCTGGGTTGTGGCAAAGTTCAAGATCCACCCCTTTCTGGCGACCCTGGGAATGATGATAACCGCCTACGGAATACTCTCCATCTACTTCGCCTCGGGGGCACCGGGCCCGCAACCTATCGGGGGGTTTGACACTCGCTATACCCAGGCCGTGGTGGGGACCTTTCTGGGAATTCCCAAACTGGTGATTTACGCTGCCCTGACCAGCGTGGTTGTCTGGATTCTCTGGAACAAGACCACCTTCGGAAAAAACCTCTTCGCCGTAGGAGGGAACCCCGAGGCGGCCGAAGTCTCCGGAGTAAACGTGACCCGAACCATCATTATGGTTTATGTCTTTGCCGGAATCCTCTATGGAATCGGCGGTTTTCTGGAAGCAGCCCGAATCGGCTCCGCCAATAACGGGACCGGTTTCGGCTACGAGCTGGATGCGATCGCCGCCTGTGTGGTGGGAGGCATTTCCTTCTCCGGCGGTATCGGGAAGGTCTCGGGAGCTATCGCCGGTGTCCTCATGTTCACCATCATCAGCTACGGCATGACCTTCATGGGTCTGGACCAGTATTACCAGTACATCATCAAGGGCGTGATCATCGTGGTTGCTGTTGCCCTGGACAACAAGAAATATCTGAAAAAGGTATAA